GGGGACGGGCTGGCCGTTCTGGAGCATGAACACGATCATGGCGAGGACCGCGAGACCGAGGGTGGTGCCTTTCACGAGGAGGACGCCGGTGAAGACGTACCCCCACGCTCGCTGCTTCCAGAGGAACGCCGCCGAGAGGACGAACGATGGAACGACGACGCCGAGGTCCAGCGACTGGATGACGGGGACCGGAAGCGTCGTCTCGGCGATGCTCGGGGGTCTGGTTCCGGCGAGGCTCGCCGGGCCGACCTCGGCGAGCCACAGCAGCGCCAGGAGCCCGGCGACGAGAACCTGGAACGCGACGTAGCCGCGAACCGGGTGATCGTCCAGTGCCGCTTTCAAGTCCGTTGGCTCGATGCGGGCGACCCCGCCGACGAGCGTGAACAGCGTCAGTCCGAACAGTGCGACGTAGACGAGATAGAGTTCGTTGAATGCCGTCAGGAACGCATACGACGCGTACGTGTACAGGAGGTAACCGGTGATGCCAAGCCAGACGACGTACCCACGGAGTGACCCACGGCGCGCGGAATAAACGGCGCCCGCGAGTGCGGGGACGGCGACGACGAGCGTCAACAGGTCCTGCCCGTACAACTGGGGCAGGAGGACCTCGGCGTCCCGGTAGAACCCCGGGACGAACAGCCCGACGCCGGTCGCCAGAACCGCGAGCAGGAGGGTGAGCGTCGACGCAACGAGATAGGGTCGAGTGAGGCCTCGGGAGGACTGCGAGGCCGTCATGCCCCCGAATATTCGGTGGTGTCCGGGGCGACGCCGAGTCGGCCTTCGACGAATGCGGCGACATCCGCTGCGAAGGCGTCGACAGCGTCCCAGTCGGTGAACTCGACGTCACCGTTCGGTTCCCCTCCCTCAGTGAGGAGGTCCTTCGCGATCCGCTTCATCATGAGTCGTTTGAGGAACCCGTACTCGGAGAACCGAAGAGCGCCGCCGAACTGGCCGATTCGATCCGGATGCCATCCCGTTTCCGTGACGAACGACTCGACGTATCCCGCAGCCTCTTCGCGTTTCTCCTCGTCCGCTGAGGAGAGCGAAACCTGGAAGAAGGCGTTCGGCATCTCAGCCAGCGCGTCTCGATTGGCGGCAACGAAGTTTCGAACCTCGTCCTGGTGTTTGCCGACGTGGATCGACGCACCCACGATGACGGCATCGTATTCGTCCAGGGTGGATGCATCCGGTCGGTCCGCCACGTTGAGTGCGTTCGTCTCGTGACCTCGCTCGCCGATCGTGGCCGCGATCCGCTCTGCGATCTTCTGTGTTTGGCCTTCACCCGTCCCGTACAGGACCAAGACTGAACTCATTTCTTTCACACCTCTATCGACCCGTTCGCTCCGCCAGCAGATAAATTCAGACGAGAGATGGCTCCGCGCTATCAGTACGAAGTCTCTGTCGCAAATTTGAGAACAGCATCAGTCCAGCAACCGTGAGCAAGAGGAACCGATGGTACTCGACGACCGTTGGCTTGAAGAAGAGGAAATAGAAGATTCCGAAGCCGGTTAGAAGCCCTGCTGCGAGGTTATAATAGGTGAACGCGGAGTTCTCGAGCACAGCGACTCACCCTTCTACCGCGCTATTCTTGATTTGCTGATGCGTCGCGATGACTAACCAGAGGAAGATCGCGACGATAGTGTAGAGGGCGCTTCGAAGCGTGTTAAAGAGGATTGTATCGGGCTCGACGACGAACAGGAAGACGTGATAGAGTATCGTTGCCGTCATCGTGACCGAGAGGAGCGCGATAACCGTACCGAACGGAGATTCACGGAGAACGCGCCAGAAAAAGAGGGCCAGGAGTCCGGCTCCCGTTCCACTCATGATCGCGAAAATCGCGCTGAGTGTGTGAACCGTGGAATCGACCATATTCGGACTACGGTCCCAGGCTCCTTTAGTCCCGTCACAGAGATCATATGGTCCCGGTTCTGTATCCCCGAGACGGCCCAACGCGTGGACTCACACGGTATCACCGGGTGCATCGGAGCTGTGACTCGTTCTTCCAGACGCCGGTGGTAGCAGGGCATGAGAAACGCGATATTATCTTCGTCTCACCTATTGTGCGGACCCGAGTAACGGATCGATAGGTGATCTCACTAGTCCTGGGGGGGAGATCGGGGTGTTGATAACAAAGTGTGGTCGCGTTGGACGGGTTGGTACGATGGCGCTGAGCCAGATCGACCACGTCGGCGAGAACGAACAAACAGCAGAGTGTATCGACAACTGTCTCGCAGCGGCACAAGCATGCGAGTGGTGTGCCGACGAATGTCTCGGCGACGGGGAGGATGGAAGCGTGTGCCTGCCTCTGCCGAGACGTCGCCGACCTCACGACCTTACACGCACGCTTCATGGCGCGTGACTCGAACTACAGTCCGCAGCTTGCGCAGGCCTGTGCCGGGGCCTGTGAGGAGTGCGCGGAGGAATGTGAACGTCACGACGCAGATCACTGTCAGGTCTGTGCAGACGTCCTGCGTGACTGCGCGGAATCCTGCCGCGAGATGGCCTCGTAAACGTAGCGTCCCGACCAGACGCCATTCGTCGGACCCGTTCCCATGGATACACCAACGGAATCGATTACGCTCCTAACGGGGGCCCTCGGAATATGGATCATGGCGTTCCCATTTCTCGTGGGTTCGCCATCACTCGATAGGTGGAACGACGTCGTCGTCGGCGGAACGGTCACCACCTTGGCGGGGTACAATTACTCGCGTGAGCGAGCACGAGGCGGACCCAGCAAGGTCATTTCCGGGATGCTCGTGTTGCTCGGCGGGTGGCTTCTATTTGCCCCGTTTCTCACTGGCGTCACCGGAGGTCGCCTTTGGAACGACGTGGCCGTCGGCGTGCTCGTTGCAGCGTTTGGAGGTTATAACGCGTACGTCGCTTCGACTGAAGAACAACCGGGCGCTCGTATCCAGCAATGAAACTGAACCCACATCGACGACCGACAGCGAAGAGACCGTTCAGACAATGGTCGCCCCCGCTGGCGACGATAGCAACCAGGACACGGTGAGTTCGGACGATGGACATCTGGAAAACAGTAGCGATTGGCGTCGCTGCCATCGTGGCGATTCTCGTCGCTACACAGCCGATCTTCGTCGTCGGACTGACAGTGTTCGACTACGGACAGACGCCGAGCGAATCGTACACCACGATGCAGACCAAGGACGTGAGCAGAGTCCCCGTTGACGACCCACAGCGCCAGAGTGAACTCACTGCACGGGCCGCACGGCCACCTGACTCCGG
This genomic window from Halorubellus sp. JP-L1 contains:
- a CDS encoding flavodoxin domain-containing protein yields the protein MSSVLVLYGTGEGQTQKIAERIAATIGERGHETNALNVADRPDASTLDEYDAVIVGASIHVGKHQDEVRNFVAANRDALAEMPNAFFQVSLSSADEEKREEAAGYVESFVTETGWHPDRIGQFGGALRFSEYGFLKRLMMKRIAKDLLTEGGEPNGDVEFTDWDAVDAFAADVAAFVEGRLGVAPDTTEYSGA